ACAGGTTTTGTAAGCCAAACTTATTGCCAATACTTCCTGAGATTATTCCCAATAGGATAACCCAAAAAAACAATAACAATAGATTGCTTTTAATATGCAGAAATACCAATTGCAATGGAAAGGAAAAGAAAATTCTTCTGAACCTAGAATTGTATTTGAGACGCGAAATCATTGCAAAATGTTGGGATTAATAAAAATTAATTTAAATCTGCAAGTACCGTTAAACTAATGTAAACACATGCTTATTGTCTTATTAACAGTTTTTATTGCTTAAGCTATATTTTTTTCGACAATTTCTAATATTTCTGCTTCAAGATCTTTTGCGTTTCGTTCAATTTCAGTTCCTTTTTCCATTACTTTTTTTACGAAATCCTTATCGTTTAATCCTGATGCATTAATTTTAACATTTAAAAACGCCCCCATTACCGCGCTACGCGCACAAAGAGCACCAACACCAGCATCACTTGCAGAATTTGGATTTCCATTTTGTGCCATAGCTTTTATCACGTGCATTGATTTCAGTGTAGTTTCCATTACCCTAAATGGAACTTCAATTGCATTTTTTGTGGCAGCCTGTATGCTATCAGCTCGGTTTTGTTTGTCATCTTGTGTTGTATTTGGCATTGAAAAGGCATCCATAATCAAATTAAAGGCTAATGTATCCTCATCAACTAATTTCACTAGTTCTTGTGTGTATTTTTGGCCCTCTGAGGCAATATCTGAGAATTCCTTCCATCTCTCATCCCAACCCCTTTTATGTGAAGATAGATTAGCAACCATAGTTCCCAATGCCACTCCCAAAGCTCCCATATAAGCCGAAATAGAACCACCACCAGGAGCAGGTGATTCAGATGCTGTTTCATCTGCAAAATCTGTAAGACTCATATTAACAAGTCTGCTTTTTGCTTTGTTCCTGAGCATATATTCAATGATTCTTTGCTCTGGTTCAAATGGTCCAAGTTCATCTAAGCCTAAGGATTTGACAGCAATTTTTATAAGTTCTTTTTCCGAAACTCCTGTTGAACGTTCTTGTTTTTCAAGGAAATATTTTCCCGCATCTAGCAATGCATTTAAAGGGACAAGTCCAACAAGCTCGGAACCTGTTACACGAATACCTCTTTCCCCCGCTTTTTTGCACACCTCATCAAATGCAATGTGAACAGGTGTGATGTTTATGTTTGTTAAATTCATCGAAATTTGTGCTATTCCATATTCTTCAATATACCAACCTACTGCTTTTACGGATTTCAAACTTCCTGGAATATTAACTGGTCTGCCATTCTGATCGGTTACAATCTTTCCAGTTAGTGGATCTCCTTCTCTTTTAACTCTTCCTCCCTCACGTACATCAAAGGCAATTGCATTTGCCCTGCGCGTGGATGTGGAATTTAAGTTTATGTTGTAAGCCACTAAAAAATCACGTGCTCCTATTACTGTTGCACCTGATTTTACACTGAATTCAGAAGGACCAAAATCTGGTTTCCATTGTGGCAATTTTATTTTTTCAAAAAATCCTTCATATTGACCTGCTCTGATTATGGAGAGATTTTTCCTTGCACTATCTACCTGCGCTTCTTCATAAAGATATACTGGAATATTAAGTTCTTTTCCAACCCTTTCACCCAACATTTTTGCATATAAAACGGTTTCTTCCATAGTTACCCCAGAAACAGGAATTAAAGGGCAAACATCAGTTGCTCCCATTCTTGAATGTTCACCTTTATGCCTGGTCATGTCAATTAATTCAGCAGCTTTTTTTATTGCATTAAAAGCCGCCTCAATAACTGCTTTTGGTGATCCTACAAAAGTAACCACTGTTCTGTTGGTTGCCTTGCCCGGATCTACGTTCAAAAGTTTTACGCCCTCAACCAGTTCTATCTGGTCAGTAATTTGTTTGATAATATTTAAATCTCTCCCTTCGCTAAAATTGGGTACGCATTCAATTATTTTCTCCATTTTTTAAATTAATTTTGTGTTTTATTTTTGAATTAATGATGAATTTTGTTTTTAATAATTCTAACTACTGAATACAATCTCCCTAATTTTATTTTGAATTTGAATTGTATAATCATATCCAATTGCAAATTTTTCATCTGCCTTATTAATATCAGTTAAAAATTTTTTTTTCATATTTGGTGATTCAATAAACAAGGTACATGCTTTTATACTTTCTTTTATCTTTGTGTTCTTAACTATTGCAGGG
This is a stretch of genomic DNA from Bacteroidota bacterium. It encodes these proteins:
- the ftcD gene encoding glutamate formimidoyltransferase, with translation MEKIIECVPNFSEGRDLNIIKQITDQIELVEGVKLLNVDPGKATNRTVVTFVGSPKAVIEAAFNAIKKAAELIDMTRHKGEHSRMGATDVCPLIPVSGVTMEETVLYAKMLGERVGKELNIPVYLYEEAQVDSARKNLSIIRAGQYEGFFEKIKLPQWKPDFGPSEFSVKSGATVIGARDFLVAYNINLNSTSTRRANAIAFDVREGGRVKREGDPLTGKIVTDQNGRPVNIPGSLKSVKAVGWYIEEYGIAQISMNLTNINITPVHIAFDEVCKKAGERGIRVTGSELVGLVPLNALLDAGKYFLEKQERSTGVSEKELIKIAVKSLGLDELGPFEPEQRIIEYMLRNKAKSRLVNMSLTDFADETASESPAPGGGSISAYMGALGVALGTMVANLSSHKRGWDERWKEFSDIASEGQKYTQELVKLVDEDTLAFNLIMDAFSMPNTTQDDKQNRADSIQAATKNAIEVPFRVMETTLKSMHVIKAMAQNGNPNSASDAGVGALCARSAVMGAFLNVKINASGLNDKDFVKKVMEKGTEIERNAKDLEAEILEIVEKNIA